A region of Mustela lutreola isolate mMusLut2 chromosome 17, mMusLut2.pri, whole genome shotgun sequence DNA encodes the following proteins:
- the SNX8 gene encoding sorting nexin-8 isoform X1: MTGGVMDRLLGEAGAAPVAAAAEAEADEEADPPAADSPTPQVSQRRDPHPSRMQMPQGNPLLLSCTLQELLARDTVQVELIPGKKGLFLKHVEYEVSSQRFKSSVYRRYNDFVVFHEMLLQKFPYRMVPALPPKRVLGADREFIEARRRALRRFINLVARHPPFSEDVALRLFLSFSGPDVQNKLKESAQCVGDEFMNCKLAPRAKDFLPADIQTQFAVSRELIRNIYNSFHKLRDRAERIASRAIDNAADLLIFGKELSALGSDTTPLPSWASLNSSTWGSLKQALKGLSVEFALLADKAAQQGKQEENDVVEKLNLFLDLLQSYKDLCERHEKGVLHKHQRALHKYSLMKRQMLSAAVQSREPESVEQLESRIVEQENAIQTMELRSYFSLYCLHQETQLVHAYLPLTSHILGAFVNSQIQGHKEMSKVWNDLQPKLSCLFAGPSSSLLPPGPLQDGRSSH; encoded by the exons ACTCACCCACGCCCCAAGTCAGCCAGCGGAGGGACCCGCACCCCAGTCGGATGCAGATGCCACAGGGGAACCCGCTGCTGCTGTCCTGCACCCTGCAGGAGCTGCTGGCCAGGGACACTGTGCAGGTGGAGCTCATTCCTGGGAAGAAGGGCCTCTTCCTGAAGCATGTGGAATACGAGGTCTCCAGCCAG CGCTTCAAGTCCTCCGTGTACAGACGGTACAACGACTTCGTGGTTTTCCATGAGATGCTGCTGCAGAAGTTCCCCTACCGCATGGTGCCGGCCCTGCCGCCCAAAAGAGTGCTGGGAG CCGACCGGGAGTTCATCGAGGCCCGGCGGAGGGCGCTGAGGCGCTTCATCAATCTGGTGGCTCGGCACCCTCCGTTCTCTGAGGACGTGGCCCTCAGGCTGTTCCTGTCCTTTAGTGGTCCT GATGTGCAGAACAAGTTAAAGGAATCAGCTCAGTGTGTTGGAGATGAATTCATGAACTGTAAGCTGGCTCCCCGGGCCAAG GACTTCCTCCCGGCCGACATCCAGACTCAGTTTGCTGTCAGCCGGGAACTCATTCGGAACATCTACAACAGCTTCCACAAGCTTCGAGATCGGGCGGAGCGGATCGCGTCCAGGGCCATCGACAATGCTGCTGACCTTCTCATATTCGGGAAGGAGCTGAG TGCTTTGGGGTCTGACACGACCCCACTGCCATCCTGGGCCTCTCTGAACAGCAGCACATGGGGGTCCCTTAAACAGGCGCTGAAAGGCCTGTCCGTGGAATTTGCCCTGCTTGCTGACAAAGCTGCCCAGCAG GGCAAACAGGAAGAGAATGACGTGGTGGAGAAATTGAACCTCTTCTTGGATTTGCTCCAGTCGTATAAA gaccTGTGCGAGCGGCACGAGAAGGGCGTGCTGCATAAGCACCAGCGTGCCCTGCACAAGTACAGCCTGATGAAGAGGCAGATGCTGAGCGCTGCTGTGCAGAGCCGTGAGCCCGAGTCGGTGGAGCAGCTGGAGTCCCGCATCGTTGAG CAGGAGAACGCCATCCAGACAATGGAGCTGCGGAGCTACTTCTCCCTGTACTGCCTGCACCAGGAGACGCAGCTGGTCCACGCGTACCTGCCTCTCACCTCCCACATCCTCGGGGCCTTTGTCAACTCGCAGATCCAAGGGCACAAGGAG ATGAGCAAGGTGTGGAACGACCTGCAGCCCAAGCTCAGCTGCCTCTTCGCGGGACCCAGCAGCTCCCTGCTCCCGCCGGGGCCCCTGCAGGACGGCAGGTCTTCTCACTAG
- the SNX8 gene encoding sorting nexin-8 isoform X2 — MTGGVMDRLLGEAGAAPVAAAAEAEADEEADPPAADSPTPQVSQRRDPHPSRMQMPQGNPLLLSCTLQELLARDTVQVELIPGKKGLFLKHVEYEVSSQRFKSSVYRRYNDFVVFHEMLLQKFPYRMVPALPPKRVLGADREFIEARRRALRRFINLVARHPPFSEDVALRLFLSFSGPDVQNKLKESAQCVGDEFMNCKLAPRAKDFLPADIQTQFAVSRELIRNIYNSFHKLRDRAERIASRAIDNAADLLIFGKELSALGSDTTPLPSWASLNSSTWGSLKQALKGLSVEFALLADKAAQQGKQEENDVVEKLNLFLDLLQSYKDLCERHEKGVLHKHQRALHKYSLMKRQMLSAAVQSREPESVEQLESRIVEENAIQTMELRSYFSLYCLHQETQLVHAYLPLTSHILGAFVNSQIQGHKEMSKVWNDLQPKLSCLFAGPSSSLLPPGPLQDGRSSH, encoded by the exons ACTCACCCACGCCCCAAGTCAGCCAGCGGAGGGACCCGCACCCCAGTCGGATGCAGATGCCACAGGGGAACCCGCTGCTGCTGTCCTGCACCCTGCAGGAGCTGCTGGCCAGGGACACTGTGCAGGTGGAGCTCATTCCTGGGAAGAAGGGCCTCTTCCTGAAGCATGTGGAATACGAGGTCTCCAGCCAG CGCTTCAAGTCCTCCGTGTACAGACGGTACAACGACTTCGTGGTTTTCCATGAGATGCTGCTGCAGAAGTTCCCCTACCGCATGGTGCCGGCCCTGCCGCCCAAAAGAGTGCTGGGAG CCGACCGGGAGTTCATCGAGGCCCGGCGGAGGGCGCTGAGGCGCTTCATCAATCTGGTGGCTCGGCACCCTCCGTTCTCTGAGGACGTGGCCCTCAGGCTGTTCCTGTCCTTTAGTGGTCCT GATGTGCAGAACAAGTTAAAGGAATCAGCTCAGTGTGTTGGAGATGAATTCATGAACTGTAAGCTGGCTCCCCGGGCCAAG GACTTCCTCCCGGCCGACATCCAGACTCAGTTTGCTGTCAGCCGGGAACTCATTCGGAACATCTACAACAGCTTCCACAAGCTTCGAGATCGGGCGGAGCGGATCGCGTCCAGGGCCATCGACAATGCTGCTGACCTTCTCATATTCGGGAAGGAGCTGAG TGCTTTGGGGTCTGACACGACCCCACTGCCATCCTGGGCCTCTCTGAACAGCAGCACATGGGGGTCCCTTAAACAGGCGCTGAAAGGCCTGTCCGTGGAATTTGCCCTGCTTGCTGACAAAGCTGCCCAGCAG GGCAAACAGGAAGAGAATGACGTGGTGGAGAAATTGAACCTCTTCTTGGATTTGCTCCAGTCGTATAAA gaccTGTGCGAGCGGCACGAGAAGGGCGTGCTGCATAAGCACCAGCGTGCCCTGCACAAGTACAGCCTGATGAAGAGGCAGATGCTGAGCGCTGCTGTGCAGAGCCGTGAGCCCGAGTCGGTGGAGCAGCTGGAGTCCCGCATCGTTGAG GAGAACGCCATCCAGACAATGGAGCTGCGGAGCTACTTCTCCCTGTACTGCCTGCACCAGGAGACGCAGCTGGTCCACGCGTACCTGCCTCTCACCTCCCACATCCTCGGGGCCTTTGTCAACTCGCAGATCCAAGGGCACAAGGAG ATGAGCAAGGTGTGGAACGACCTGCAGCCCAAGCTCAGCTGCCTCTTCGCGGGACCCAGCAGCTCCCTGCTCCCGCCGGGGCCCCTGCAGGACGGCAGGTCTTCTCACTAG
- the SNX8 gene encoding sorting nexin-8 isoform X3 has protein sequence MQMPQGNPLLLSCTLQELLARDTVQVELIPGKKGLFLKHVEYEVSSQRFKSSVYRRYNDFVVFHEMLLQKFPYRMVPALPPKRVLGADREFIEARRRALRRFINLVARHPPFSEDVALRLFLSFSGPDVQNKLKESAQCVGDEFMNCKLAPRAKDFLPADIQTQFAVSRELIRNIYNSFHKLRDRAERIASRAIDNAADLLIFGKELSALGSDTTPLPSWASLNSSTWGSLKQALKGLSVEFALLADKAAQQGKQEENDVVEKLNLFLDLLQSYKDLCERHEKGVLHKHQRALHKYSLMKRQMLSAAVQSREPESVEQLESRIVEQENAIQTMELRSYFSLYCLHQETQLVHAYLPLTSHILGAFVNSQIQGHKEMSKVWNDLQPKLSCLFAGPSSSLLPPGPLQDGRSSH, from the exons ATGCAGATGCCACAGGGGAACCCGCTGCTGCTGTCCTGCACCCTGCAGGAGCTGCTGGCCAGGGACACTGTGCAGGTGGAGCTCATTCCTGGGAAGAAGGGCCTCTTCCTGAAGCATGTGGAATACGAGGTCTCCAGCCAG CGCTTCAAGTCCTCCGTGTACAGACGGTACAACGACTTCGTGGTTTTCCATGAGATGCTGCTGCAGAAGTTCCCCTACCGCATGGTGCCGGCCCTGCCGCCCAAAAGAGTGCTGGGAG CCGACCGGGAGTTCATCGAGGCCCGGCGGAGGGCGCTGAGGCGCTTCATCAATCTGGTGGCTCGGCACCCTCCGTTCTCTGAGGACGTGGCCCTCAGGCTGTTCCTGTCCTTTAGTGGTCCT GATGTGCAGAACAAGTTAAAGGAATCAGCTCAGTGTGTTGGAGATGAATTCATGAACTGTAAGCTGGCTCCCCGGGCCAAG GACTTCCTCCCGGCCGACATCCAGACTCAGTTTGCTGTCAGCCGGGAACTCATTCGGAACATCTACAACAGCTTCCACAAGCTTCGAGATCGGGCGGAGCGGATCGCGTCCAGGGCCATCGACAATGCTGCTGACCTTCTCATATTCGGGAAGGAGCTGAG TGCTTTGGGGTCTGACACGACCCCACTGCCATCCTGGGCCTCTCTGAACAGCAGCACATGGGGGTCCCTTAAACAGGCGCTGAAAGGCCTGTCCGTGGAATTTGCCCTGCTTGCTGACAAAGCTGCCCAGCAG GGCAAACAGGAAGAGAATGACGTGGTGGAGAAATTGAACCTCTTCTTGGATTTGCTCCAGTCGTATAAA gaccTGTGCGAGCGGCACGAGAAGGGCGTGCTGCATAAGCACCAGCGTGCCCTGCACAAGTACAGCCTGATGAAGAGGCAGATGCTGAGCGCTGCTGTGCAGAGCCGTGAGCCCGAGTCGGTGGAGCAGCTGGAGTCCCGCATCGTTGAG CAGGAGAACGCCATCCAGACAATGGAGCTGCGGAGCTACTTCTCCCTGTACTGCCTGCACCAGGAGACGCAGCTGGTCCACGCGTACCTGCCTCTCACCTCCCACATCCTCGGGGCCTTTGTCAACTCGCAGATCCAAGGGCACAAGGAG ATGAGCAAGGTGTGGAACGACCTGCAGCCCAAGCTCAGCTGCCTCTTCGCGGGACCCAGCAGCTCCCTGCTCCCGCCGGGGCCCCTGCAGGACGGCAGGTCTTCTCACTAG